GGTGTCGTGAACCTATAGGGATGCGCTAGTCAAAGTAGACATCATCAAGTGCGAGCTCAGCGGCAGACTGCTGCTGAGCAAGGTCCACATAACGCGCGGCGTGTGGGATAAACGCCGCGGACTGCTCGGCGAAAAGCTCGCGGCGCACGGTGGCTGGGACGCCGGCGGCCAAAGAGCGCGCCGGGATTTCCGCGCCCTCGCGCACCAGCGCGCCGGCGGCGATGAGCGAACCGGGCCCGATGGTGGAGCGAGATAGCAGGGTAGCGGACATGCCCACTAGGCTGCCGGCACCCACGTGGGTGCCGTGGAGCATGGCCATGTGGCCTACCGTGACATCGTCTTCAAGGATGCACGGTGCCTCCCGTTCCACGTGGATAACGCTATTGTCCTGAATATTGCACCGGCGGCCAATGCGGATGGGGCCAACATCGCCGCGCAGCACGCATCCATAAAAGACGGAAGAATCCGGGCCGATTTCCACATCACCAATGATGGTGGCATTCGGCGCGATCCACGCGCTGCGGTGGATGCGCGGGCGTTTTCCTTGGAAGGGGTAGATAGGCATTATTCCACCACCACCGCGAGGCTGGGGGATAGCTCGTACTCGCTGGAAGTGGGGGCATCGGCAAGCGGAGTACCCGCAAGCTCTGCCTGGGAAAGCGCGCTCGCCAGTGAGGGCGTGATGGGGATAATCCAGCCGTGCTTGGGATCTTTGACCGGCAGCACATCCTTCTTTACGGCGGGGAAATGCGCCGTGGTGGTGGGGGAGATGAGGGTTGCGGACTCGCGCGAGGCGGCGCGCTCAGCAAGGGCCCGGGCGCCCTGCTGGCCGGTGATAATGATGATGAGCTGGCCGGCGGTCCTAATATCCAGCCGGTCCACCTGCATGGTGGTCGCCGCGGAATCGGGCCGCGCCAACTGCGGCGCCCCATTCCCGGTGAGCTTGGCAAGAGCATCCAATAATCCCATAGCGTTCAAGTCTAGCCGCGCAGTCAGGTAGCGGGTTGACCGCCGTAACATCGCCGCGCGTACTATGGGAGACCATGATTGATGCCAGCAACACCGCCCTAGTGATCGAAGGCGGCGGAATGCGCAATTCCTATACCGCCGCCTGCATAGTCAAACTCATCCAAGAAAACGTCACCTTTGGATGGGTAGGCGGTGTCTCTGCTGGCGCCTCCCACACGGTCAATTACCTCTCGCACGATGCCAAGCGCGCGGAAGAATCCTTCACGGATTTTGTCAATAACCCCAGCTTCGGTGGCGTGGGCTCGCTGGTGCGCGGCAATGGCTATTTCAATGCGGAATATATTTATGAGCGCTCCGCGGATAAGGATATGCCCTTTGACTGGGATGCCTACCGCCAGCACCCAGCGGATATGGTGCTTGCCGCCGCGCGGGCCGATACCGGCGAATCCGTGTATTGGACCCGCGATGATGTGACAGAACCGGAAGATCTGTATGTGCGGGTGCGCGCCTCGTCCACGCTGCCGCTACTCATGCCGATTCGCATCATCGATGGCTCGCCCTATGTGGACGGTGCCCTGGGCTCGTCCGGCGGCATAACCATCGAACGGGCGGAAGAGGCCGGCTATGAGAAATTCCTGTTCATCGGCTCCAAGCCGCGCGGGTACGTCCGCCCCGAGGTGGCGCGCCCGGCGATTACCCGCCGCATCTTCCGTAAATACCCCGCTATTGCCGATGCCCTCATTGGTCGCCCACCCATCTATAACGCGGCCAAGGACCGTCTCCTCGAGCTAGAGCGCCAGGGCAAGGCGCAGCTGTTTTTCCCAGAAGATATGCAGGTGGCCTCCACCGAGCGCAACGTGGATAAGCTGCGCGCGAATTACCAGGCTGGCAAGGCACAAACCCACGCCGAGTGGCCAAAGTGGAAGGAATTCCTGCTGGACTAGCTCACCTCTGCATGGTGGTGTGAGATCGCCCTCCTGATTCTTTGTGGCAGCAGGAGGGATAATCGCGTGCGCTGCACTAATGGTGGTATTCGGTGCACGGTGCCAAGCATTTTCAGCTAGCTAAATCGCGCCAAGCTCCTAAGATTGCACAGCGTGTTAGCGATTTTTGATGGCAATATTTGGCTGAGCATTTTCTTCATGATCGTGCTCGGCACGCTATTTGGCATGATTCCCTTTGGCCCGCTGCGCTTCGGCGCGGCGGGTACCCTTTTTGTCGCCTTAGCCTTCGGATCCTTTATTGAGCTAGATGACAATATCCTCAGTTCCTTGCAGGAGCTGGGCTTGGGACTCTTTATCTATATGCAAGGCCTGTCTGCCGGCGAGGCCTTCTTCAAGGGCTTTTCCACCCAGCTAAAACACATGCTGCTCGCCACTGTGGCGGTAATAGCCGCGGCGGCCGCGGCGCTGGGCATCGGCAGCCTCATGGGGTTATCGCCGCTGGCGGTGACCGGCGTATTCTCCGGTGCAACGACGTCCACGGCGTCGCTTGCCGTGGCCCAGCAGCAATCCGGCGAGGAGCTGCCCGCCGTGGGATACTCCTTGGCCTATCCGGTCGGCGTGGCCGTGGCCATCCTCCTTGTGGCATTCGTCCTGCGGCATAGCTGGCCAGCGCAGAAGGACCAAGACCACTCGGCGGAAAAGATTTTCCGCTCGCGAACGATTAAGGTCACCCGCGATATTTCCTATGCTGAGCTGCGCGAGAAATTCGCGGATCATTTCATCATCGCCACCATCCGCCGCGGCCGTGACATCGACGTGCCGGGCGATAACCCGGAGCTGCACCGCGGTGATGTCTTGCGCGTGTTGGTGACCAAGGCAAAGGCCAAGGAGCTTACCGATGCCCTGGGAAAGCGCCAGCCCCAAACCCCGTTTGTGGATAAGCGTCTGGTCAATGAGACCGTGGCCATTTCCAATGAGGATATCGAGGGCCGCAAGGTCAAGGAGCTCAACCTCTTTTCGCGCTACGGCGCGCGGATTGTGCGGGTGCGCCGCGGCGATGAGGAATTCCTTGCCACCAATGAAACCCACTTGGAATCTGGTGATGACCTAGAAATCGTGGTCAAGCATGACCGCCTGGGTGATGTTCGCGATTACTTTGGCGATTCCGTGACCGCATACTCGCAGCTTAACTGGGTAGCACTCGGCGGTGGGCTGACCATCGGCTACCTTATTTCGCTTATCGTGGTTCCGCTGCCCGGTGGCGCGTCCTTCGAGCTCGGGTTCGCGCTGGGCCCACTGATCACCGGACTGGTCCTCGGTGCCTTGCACCGCACCAGCCGCATTCCGTGGCAGATTCCCTCCCCGATCAATACGGCATTCCAGCAGTGGGGCCTTGCCATCTTCTTGGCCTCGGTGGGCCTGTCCTCCGGAGAGGCCTTTGTCTCCACCGCCTTTTCCTGGATGGGCCTGAAATCCATGGTGCTGGCCGCGATCATCGCCGTTATCATCATCGGGATTTTCGCGGCGGCCAGTCGGTTTATGGGGCAATCCGAAACCCGCACCTCAGGCGGCATTTCCGGGCTTTTTGGCCAGCCCGCGGTGGTCAATTACGCCACGGGCGCCAGCTCGGATTCGCGCATCCTTACCGGCTATACCTCCACCATTGTGGTGGCGCAGTTCATGAAGATCGTGGTCATCCCGGTCATGCTGCTCTGACGGGGGGGCAGCCGCTCGATTAATCCGCGACCAAGGTCTCCATGGTGAGCTCTGGGTGTTCCTTTTCAATGAAGGCGAGCTTCCACTTATCGCCAAAGAGGGCAATGAGCTCGCCATCTTGGCGAGTGAAGATCTCTACGCCGCGCTGGCGGCCGAGTTCCGGTGCAGATTCGGCATCGGTGCGACGCGCCACGGAGTAGGGGATGGGCTCGGTGACGGTTTCGACGTTGTACTCGAATTCCATGCGGGCCTGCATGACCTCGAACTGCATGGGGCCGACCGCAGCCATGACCGGGGAGGCATCGCCGCGCGCATCGTTGCGCAGGATCTGCACCACGCCCTCGGCCGAGAGCTGCTCCAAGCCCTTGCGGAAGGCCTTATACTTGCCCAGCGACTTCGCCCGCAGGATGCGGAAGGCCTCCGGGGCGAATTGGGGCATGGGCTTGAACTGGACCTTTTTGCCGGAGTAGATGGTGTCGCCCGGTGCCAGCGCGCCCGCGTTGACGAGGCCCACGATATCGCCCGGGTACGCGGTATCCACGGTATCGCGGGTGCGGCCAAAGACCGTCAGTGCATACTTGGTGGAAAAGCTGCGCCCGGATTGGGCGTGGTTGACCTGCATGCCGCGCTCGAATTCGCCGGAAACCACGCGCATAAACGCCAGGTTATCGCGGTGCTTTTGGTCCATGCCCGCCTGCACCTTGAAAACGACGCCGGAAAAGTCATCGGCTACCTCGCGCACCTCATCGATGGCGCTGGTGGCCGCCTCCACGGCCTTGGGATCGGATTCGCGGGAGTGCGGGGCTGGGGCGATGGCGCACAAGGTATCCAGGATCTGGTGGACGCCGAAGTTCAGCATGGCCGAGGCGAAGATGAGCGGGGAGGTCACGCACTGCTCAAAGAGCTCTTGATCGTGCAGGGCGCCATCGGCGGCAAGGAGCTCGGCTTCCTCTACCGCGGTCTCCCACACATCCTCTTCCTTTTCTTCTGCGGCCGCGGGATCGTAGTGCTCTTCCGGTGCGATGGTGGAACCGCCGGCGGTGCGGATGAAGTGGATGTAATTATCGGCCTCGCCGTCATCATTGATGTGGGCCAGGCCGCGGAAATCGCCCGCGATGCCCACCGGCCAGTACAGCGGGGTGGGCTGCAGCTGGATTTCGTTCACGATCTCATCGACGAGCTCGAGTGGCTCGCGGCCCACGCGGTCCCACTTGTTGATCACCGTGACGATGGGCAGCCCGCGTGCCTTACAGACGCGGAAGAGCTTGAGGGTCTGCGGCTCGAGGCCCTTGGCGGCATCGATAAGCATCACTGCGGCATCTACCGCGGTGAGCACGCGGTAGGTATCCTCCGAAAAGTCCGCGTGACCTGGGGTATCGACCAGGTTGATCATATAAGGCTCGCCCTCGTGTCCCTCCGGGGCGTATTCAAACTGCAGCGCAGACGAAGCCACGGAGATACCGCGGTTTTTCTCCATATCCATCCAGTCAGACACGGTGGACTTGCGGTTGCCCTTGCCGTGGACCGCGCCGGCCTCATTAATCACGTGCGCATGCAGCGCCAGCGCCTCCGTCAGCGTGGACTTACCGGCATCCGGGTGGGCGATAACGGCGAACGTGCGGCGGCGCGAGGCCTCAAAAGCGACAGAACTCATGCGCCATAGTCTAATGCTTGAGCGCTACCACTCCACATTGAGGCGGCGGCCCAGATCCTCAAAGACGCGGTGGGCCACGGAGGTATTCTTCGCAATCGGGCGCTGCACGCCCAGCGTGCGCCTATTATTGTAATACTCCCCGGACTGGAAATGGATGCCCTCGGTGCCGGTAAGGAAGTAGGCCAAGTTCTCGCCGCCGGCCTCTGCGGTGCCAAAGGCCTTGCCGATGACCCCGGAGTACAACTTGCCCGTAAGCCCCGTGGAGGACTTGCCAAACTCGGTAGCTAAAACGCCCGGGTGAAAGGACACCGCGTTGATGCCGTGGGCATCGATAAAGCGGGCGAGCAAGATATCCGCCAGCTTGGCATTGCCGTAGGCGCGCTCTGGGCTGAAATGCTCCAGCGTATTGGGATCTGCCGGATCGAAATTCGACATCACCATATTGGCCAACGACGCCGTGTTGACCACGGTGGCGTTACTCTCGCGCAGCTTGTCTTGTAGCAGGGACGTCAACAGGAACGGCGCGACCACGTTGACCTGCCACGTGCACTCGAATCCATCGGCGGTCATGGTGGGTCCATCGAAAATACCGCCGGCATTATTGCCCAAGGCATCGATGCGCTCTAGCTGCTGCAGGTCATCGGCCAGCTGGCGGACCTGAGCCAGTGACTCGAAATCGGCGAGGAAATACTGCCCGCCTACCTCTTGCGCAACGGCCTTAGTCTTGTCCGGATTGCGGCCAATGATGACGAGGTTATCCTGCGGGCGGGTGCGGTGAATCTGCCGGGCGGCCGCGGCACCAATGCCTGACGAAGCCCCGGTAATCACGATTGTCCTAGCTGCTGAGTACGGCGAAGTCATGGGCCTGATTCTAGCCACGGCCGTGACATCCGTCCGCGATATCCTTCCGTGATATTTATCCGCGGCATCCCGCCGTGCAGTTCCGCTTGGGTCTGGACAGGTCTATACTTCCGGCTTGTGAAGCGCCTGCTTTTTCTGCGGCAGTGGGGACCAGCGCGGCTAACCGCCACCGGGTTTCTACTGCTCATCCTGATAGGAACGGTATTGTTATTGCTGCCGTTCGCCGAGGCCGGAGATTCCCGCGCCTCGTTTTTATCCGCCCTTTTCACCGCGACCTCCGCGGTCTCATTGACCGGGCTGGTTGTGGTCGATACCGGTAGCTTTTGGAGCCCAGCGGGGCAAGTGGTCATCTTGGCCCTTATACAACTG
The window above is part of the Corynebacterium accolens genome. Proteins encoded here:
- a CDS encoding gamma carbonic anhydrase family protein, producing the protein MPIYPFQGKRPRIHRSAWIAPNATIIGDVEIGPDSSVFYGCVLRGDVGPIRIGRRCNIQDNSVIHVEREAPCILEDDVTVGHMAMLHGTHVGAGSLVGMSATLLSRSTIGPGSLIAAGALVREGAEIPARSLAAGVPATVRRELFAEQSAAFIPHAARYVDLAQQQSAAELALDDVYFD
- a CDS encoding patatin-like phospholipase family protein, with the protein product MIDASNTALVIEGGGMRNSYTAACIVKLIQENVTFGWVGGVSAGASHTVNYLSHDAKRAEESFTDFVNNPSFGGVGSLVRGNGYFNAEYIYERSADKDMPFDWDAYRQHPADMVLAAARADTGESVYWTRDDVTEPEDLYVRVRASSTLPLLMPIRIIDGSPYVDGALGSSGGITIERAEEAGYEKFLFIGSKPRGYVRPEVARPAITRRIFRKYPAIADALIGRPPIYNAAKDRLLELERQGKAQLFFPEDMQVASTERNVDKLRANYQAGKAQTHAEWPKWKEFLLD
- a CDS encoding TrkA C-terminal domain-containing protein is translated as MLAIFDGNIWLSIFFMIVLGTLFGMIPFGPLRFGAAGTLFVALAFGSFIELDDNILSSLQELGLGLFIYMQGLSAGEAFFKGFSTQLKHMLLATVAVIAAAAAALGIGSLMGLSPLAVTGVFSGATTSTASLAVAQQQSGEELPAVGYSLAYPVGVAVAILLVAFVLRHSWPAQKDQDHSAEKIFRSRTIKVTRDISYAELREKFADHFIIATIRRGRDIDVPGDNPELHRGDVLRVLVTKAKAKELTDALGKRQPQTPFVDKRLVNETVAISNEDIEGRKVKELNLFSRYGARIVRVRRGDEEFLATNETHLESGDDLEIVVKHDRLGDVRDYFGDSVTAYSQLNWVALGGGLTIGYLISLIVVPLPGGASFELGFALGPLITGLVLGALHRTSRIPWQIPSPINTAFQQWGLAIFLASVGLSSGEAFVSTAFSWMGLKSMVLAAIIAVIIIGIFAAASRFMGQSETRTSGGISGLFGQPAVVNYATGASSDSRILTGYTSTIVVAQFMKIVVIPVMLL
- a CDS encoding peptide chain release factor 3, translated to MSSVAFEASRRRTFAVIAHPDAGKSTLTEALALHAHVINEAGAVHGKGNRKSTVSDWMDMEKNRGISVASSALQFEYAPEGHEGEPYMINLVDTPGHADFSEDTYRVLTAVDAAVMLIDAAKGLEPQTLKLFRVCKARGLPIVTVINKWDRVGREPLELVDEIVNEIQLQPTPLYWPVGIAGDFRGLAHINDDGEADNYIHFIRTAGGSTIAPEEHYDPAAAEEKEEDVWETAVEEAELLAADGALHDQELFEQCVTSPLIFASAMLNFGVHQILDTLCAIAPAPHSRESDPKAVEAATSAIDEVREVADDFSGVVFKVQAGMDQKHRDNLAFMRVVSGEFERGMQVNHAQSGRSFSTKYALTVFGRTRDTVDTAYPGDIVGLVNAGALAPGDTIYSGKKVQFKPMPQFAPEAFRILRAKSLGKYKAFRKGLEQLSAEGVVQILRNDARGDASPVMAAVGPMQFEVMQARMEFEYNVETVTEPIPYSVARRTDAESAPELGRQRGVEIFTRQDGELIALFGDKWKLAFIEKEHPELTMETLVAD
- a CDS encoding SDR family NAD(P)-dependent oxidoreductase; its protein translation is MTSPYSAARTIVITGASSGIGAAAARQIHRTRPQDNLVIIGRNPDKTKAVAQEVGGQYFLADFESLAQVRQLADDLQQLERIDALGNNAGGIFDGPTMTADGFECTWQVNVVAPFLLTSLLQDKLRESNATVVNTASLANMVMSNFDPADPNTLEHFSPERAYGNAKLADILLARFIDAHGINAVSFHPGVLATEFGKSSTGLTGKLYSGVIGKAFGTAEAGGENLAYFLTGTEGIHFQSGEYYNNRRTLGVQRPIAKNTSVAHRVFEDLGRRLNVEW